The following proteins are encoded in a genomic region of Stutzerimonas balearica DSM 6083:
- a CDS encoding (2Fe-2S)-binding protein, giving the protein MSQNLPEAGAPAACHITLELNGERRELDVQPWTTLLDLLRDHLGLTGTKKGCDHGQCGACTVLVDGHRINSCLSLAVMQDGAQVTTIEGLADEDALHPMQAAFVRHDAFQCGYCTPGQICSAVGLANENRARTRDELREQMSGNLCRCGAYPNILAAIEDALPTLRGQGGDT; this is encoded by the coding sequence ATGAGCCAGAACCTCCCCGAGGCAGGCGCACCCGCCGCCTGCCACATCACGCTCGAGCTGAACGGCGAACGCCGCGAGCTCGATGTCCAGCCCTGGACCACCCTGCTCGACCTGCTCCGCGACCACCTGGGCCTGACCGGCACGAAGAAGGGCTGCGACCACGGCCAGTGCGGCGCCTGCACCGTGCTTGTCGACGGCCACCGCATCAATAGCTGCCTGAGCCTGGCGGTGATGCAGGACGGCGCGCAGGTGACCACCATCGAAGGCCTGGCCGACGAAGACGCGCTGCACCCGATGCAGGCCGCCTTCGTTCGCCACGATGCCTTTCAGTGCGGCTATTGCACGCCCGGGCAGATCTGCTCGGCGGTAGGCTTGGCCAACGAGAACCGGGCCCGGACCCGCGACGAGCTGCGCGAGCAGATGAGCGGCAACCTGTGCCGCTGCGGCGCCTATCCAAACATCCTCGCCGCCATCGAGGACGCACTGCCGACCCTGCGCGGCCAGGGAGGCGACACATGA
- a CDS encoding FAD binding domain-containing protein, whose translation MTPFSYHRPEAIDEALALIGPDSRFIAGGTNLLDLMKENVLHPRRLIDINRLPLREITPTPEGGLLIGALVGNAELAWDPRIEARYPLVAKAILAGASPQLRNMASTGGNLLQRTRCYYFYDAQTPCNKREPGSGCPARDGLNRMHAILGASEACVAVHPSDLCVALAALGAQVHTQGPQGKRRIDFADFHRLPGDEPWRDNNLDERELITAVELPAQGYANHSAYLKLRDRASYAFALVSVAAALDLDGEQIRGAHIALGGVAHKPWRVIEAEQLLCGRRAEPAAFAEAAERLLQGAQPLAGNAFKIELARRAIVRALGEAAGGTPR comes from the coding sequence ATGACGCCGTTCAGCTATCACCGCCCCGAGGCGATCGACGAGGCGCTCGCGCTGATCGGCCCGGACAGCCGCTTCATCGCCGGCGGCACCAACCTGCTCGACCTGATGAAGGAAAACGTGCTGCACCCGCGCCGGCTGATCGACATCAACCGCCTGCCGTTGCGCGAGATCACGCCGACGCCCGAAGGCGGCCTGCTGATCGGCGCGCTGGTCGGCAATGCCGAGCTGGCCTGGGACCCGCGCATCGAGGCGCGCTACCCGCTGGTGGCCAAGGCGATCCTCGCCGGCGCCTCGCCGCAGCTGCGCAACATGGCCAGCACCGGCGGCAACCTGCTGCAGCGCACCCGCTGCTACTACTTCTACGACGCGCAGACACCCTGCAACAAACGCGAACCGGGCAGCGGCTGCCCGGCGCGCGACGGCCTCAACCGCATGCACGCGATCCTCGGCGCCAGCGAGGCCTGCGTGGCGGTGCATCCGTCCGACCTCTGCGTGGCGCTGGCGGCGCTGGGCGCGCAGGTTCATACCCAGGGCCCGCAGGGCAAGCGGCGCATCGATTTCGCCGACTTCCACCGCCTGCCGGGCGACGAACCCTGGCGCGACAACAACCTCGATGAGCGCGAGCTGATCACGGCCGTCGAGCTGCCCGCGCAGGGCTACGCCAACCACAGCGCCTACCTCAAGCTGCGCGACCGCGCGTCCTATGCGTTCGCGCTGGTCTCGGTGGCCGCCGCGCTGGATCTCGACGGCGAGCAGATCCGCGGCGCGCACATCGCCCTGGGCGGTGTGGCGCACAAGCCATGGCGCGTGATCGAGGCCGAGCAACTGCTCTGCGGTCGCCGGGCCGAACCGGCGGCCTTTGCCGAGGCCGCCGAGCGCCTGCTGCAGGGCGCACAGCCCCTGGCCGGCAACGCCTTCAAGATCGAACTGGCCCGGCGCGCGATCGTTCGCGCGCTCGGCGAAGCCGCAGGAGGAACCCCGCGATGA
- a CDS encoding xanthine dehydrogenase family protein molybdopterin-binding subunit, with protein MNTLAAPVGQPLARVDGPLKVTGQARYAAEFDTPGLLHGVVVCSSIARGQVLRIDTREAEALDGVVLVLTHENRPPVASYDKPYQDDDAADGSPFRPLFNDRVLYNGQPLALVVAETRELARHAASQVRIEYRQEPHQTDLLAVSEQAHEAPEPPPEPRGDFAGAFAVAPVRVECEYQTPVEHHNPMETHASTVFYQPDGELLVHDKTQGVQNCQRYLEKVFGMQGRIRVLAPFVGGAFGSGLRPQYQLPLAVMAALKLHRSVRVELTRQQMFTFGYRPRTLQRLSLGADRDGRLQALAHQAIGQTSSFEDFTEHEVDWSGMLYACDNVQLGYRLASLDVYTPLDMRAPGAAIGVFALECAMDELAYAAGVDPLELRLRNYSELNGNQGKRYSSKELRACYSQGAERFGWSRRPAAPRSLRDGDQLIGMGMATGVWEALQMPASARACIDADGRLQVSSATADIGTGTYTAMTQIAAAALGLPMERVDFRLGDSSLPQAPLEGGSATVSSVGSAVHQACLALRQKLLDAAQQSPASPFTGAGIDDVAFSNGSMRLKRPPYSAVELERIVEVSGALDAEVRVEPGEQRKNWATGTHSAVFVEVRVDEALGTVKVSRVVSAVAAGRVVNPKTAGNQIVGGVVWGIGQALHEETLIDHRLGRYMNHNLAEYHLPVNADIPEIDVIFVEEHDSVVNDLGSKGVGEIGIVGVAAAVANAIYHATGKRVRELPITLDKLL; from the coding sequence ATGAATACCCTCGCCGCACCCGTCGGTCAGCCCCTGGCCCGGGTCGATGGACCGCTGAAGGTAACCGGCCAGGCGCGCTACGCCGCCGAATTCGATACGCCGGGCCTGCTGCATGGCGTGGTGGTCTGCAGCAGCATCGCCCGCGGCCAGGTGCTGCGCATCGATACCCGCGAGGCCGAGGCGCTCGATGGCGTCGTGCTGGTGCTGACGCACGAGAACCGCCCGCCGGTCGCCAGCTACGACAAGCCCTACCAGGACGACGATGCCGCCGATGGTTCGCCGTTTCGCCCGCTGTTCAACGACCGCGTGCTGTACAACGGCCAGCCGCTCGCGCTGGTCGTCGCCGAAACGCGCGAACTGGCGCGACATGCGGCGTCGCAGGTGCGCATCGAGTACCGCCAGGAGCCGCATCAGACCGACCTGCTGGCCGTCAGCGAGCAGGCGCACGAGGCCCCCGAGCCGCCGCCGGAGCCGCGCGGCGATTTCGCCGGTGCCTTTGCCGTCGCGCCGGTGCGCGTCGAGTGCGAGTACCAGACCCCGGTCGAACATCACAACCCGATGGAAACCCACGCGTCCACGGTGTTCTACCAGCCCGACGGCGAGCTGCTGGTGCACGACAAGACCCAGGGCGTGCAGAACTGCCAGCGCTACTTGGAAAAGGTGTTCGGCATGCAGGGGCGGATCCGCGTGCTCGCGCCTTTCGTCGGGGGTGCCTTCGGCTCGGGCCTGCGCCCGCAGTACCAGCTGCCGCTGGCCGTGATGGCGGCGCTCAAGCTGCATCGCTCGGTGCGCGTGGAGCTGACCCGCCAGCAGATGTTCACCTTTGGCTATCGGCCACGCACGCTGCAGCGCCTGAGCCTTGGCGCCGATCGCGATGGCCGTCTGCAGGCGCTGGCGCACCAGGCCATCGGCCAGACCTCGAGCTTCGAGGACTTCACCGAGCACGAGGTGGACTGGTCGGGCATGCTCTACGCCTGCGACAACGTGCAGCTGGGCTACCGGCTCGCTTCGCTGGACGTCTACACGCCGCTGGATATGCGCGCCCCCGGCGCGGCGATCGGCGTCTTCGCCCTCGAGTGCGCGATGGACGAGCTGGCCTATGCGGCGGGCGTCGACCCGCTGGAACTGCGCCTGCGCAACTACAGCGAGCTCAACGGCAACCAGGGCAAGCGCTATTCGAGCAAGGAGCTGCGTGCCTGCTATTCGCAGGGTGCCGAGCGCTTCGGTTGGTCGCGCCGGCCGGCGGCCCCGCGCAGCCTGCGCGACGGCGACCAGCTGATCGGCATGGGCATGGCCACCGGCGTCTGGGAGGCGCTGCAGATGCCCGCCAGCGCACGGGCCTGCATCGATGCCGATGGCCGCCTGCAGGTCAGCAGCGCCACGGCGGATATCGGTACCGGCACCTACACGGCGATGACCCAGATCGCCGCGGCCGCGCTCGGCCTGCCGATGGAGCGGGTCGACTTCCGCCTGGGGGACTCGAGCCTGCCGCAGGCACCGCTCGAAGGTGGCTCGGCGACCGTTTCCTCGGTGGGCAGCGCGGTGCACCAGGCCTGCCTGGCGCTGCGGCAGAAGCTGCTCGATGCCGCCCAGCAGTCACCGGCCTCGCCGTTCACCGGCGCCGGCATCGACGATGTCGCCTTCAGCAACGGCAGCATGCGCCTCAAGCGCCCGCCGTATTCGGCGGTCGAACTCGAGCGCATCGTCGAGGTCAGCGGGGCGCTGGACGCCGAGGTGCGCGTCGAGCCCGGCGAGCAGCGCAAGAACTGGGCGACCGGCACGCACTCGGCGGTGTTCGTCGAGGTGCGGGTGGATGAAGCGCTGGGCACGGTGAAGGTCAGCCGGGTGGTCAGCGCGGTGGCCGCCGGGCGTGTGGTCAATCCGAAGACCGCGGGCAACCAGATCGTTGGCGGGGTGGTCTGGGGCATCGGCCAGGCGCTGCACGAGGAAACGCTGATCGACCATCGCCTGGGGCGCTACATGAATCACAACCTGGCCGAGTATCACCTGCCGGTGAACGCCGATATTCCGGAGATCGACGTGATCTTCGTCGAGGAGCACGACAGCGTGGTCAACGACCTGGGCTCCAAGGGCGTCGGCGAGATCGGCATCGTCGGGGTCGCCGCAGCGGTGGCCAATGCCATCTACCATGCCACCGGCAAGCGCGTGCGCGAACTGCCGATCACCCTCGACAAGCTGCTTTAG
- a CDS encoding MFS transporter: MSTSVKPLLRQQRPFIRYWFARVFTASGFQMLAVAIGWHLYELTGSVLDLGLVGLAEFAPRLLFVLWTGHVADRFDRRRVAALCQGLQGLIAVTLVLGAGGLGVTREMIFVLAFLLGTARAFEGPATQALLPSLVPAALFPPAVAASSSAMQTATIVAPALGGLLFAIGPLWVYAPVAVLFTLACSLMLSLPGRPAPAKQSGPAMDNLLAGMRFIRSRPDIFGAISLDMFAVLLGGATALLPVFAKDILLTGPSGLGLLRAAPAAGALLMSLWLARHPINRQVGRVMFAAVGVFGLATIAFGLSTSFWLSLGVLVVLGAADMISMVIRGAFVQLETPDAMRGRVSAVNGLFIGASNQLGEFESGLTAHLFGTVPAVVIGGAGTLLVTGAWMKLFPTLANRDRLHREPD; encoded by the coding sequence ATGTCCACGTCCGTCAAACCACTGCTGCGTCAGCAGCGCCCCTTCATTCGCTACTGGTTCGCCCGGGTGTTCACCGCCAGCGGCTTCCAGATGCTGGCCGTGGCTATCGGCTGGCACCTGTACGAACTGACCGGCAGCGTGCTCGACCTCGGCCTCGTCGGCCTGGCCGAGTTCGCCCCGCGGCTGCTGTTCGTTCTCTGGACCGGGCATGTAGCCGACCGCTTCGATCGCCGCCGGGTCGCCGCGCTGTGCCAGGGCCTGCAGGGGCTGATCGCAGTGACCCTGGTGCTTGGCGCCGGCGGGCTGGGCGTGACCCGCGAGATGATCTTCGTGCTCGCCTTCCTGCTCGGCACGGCGCGCGCCTTCGAGGGGCCGGCGACCCAGGCGCTGCTGCCGAGCCTGGTACCGGCGGCGCTGTTCCCGCCGGCCGTCGCCGCCTCGTCATCGGCCATGCAGACCGCGACCATCGTCGCGCCGGCGCTTGGCGGGCTGCTGTTCGCCATTGGCCCGCTGTGGGTCTATGCGCCGGTAGCCGTACTCTTCACCCTGGCCTGCAGCCTGATGCTGAGCCTGCCGGGGCGCCCGGCGCCAGCGAAGCAGAGCGGCCCGGCGATGGACAACCTGCTGGCCGGCATGCGCTTCATCCGCAGCCGCCCGGACATCTTCGGCGCCATCTCGCTGGACATGTTCGCCGTGCTGCTGGGCGGTGCCACCGCGCTGCTGCCGGTATTCGCCAAGGACATCCTGCTGACCGGCCCGTCCGGCCTCGGCCTGTTGCGCGCGGCTCCGGCCGCCGGTGCGCTGCTGATGTCGCTGTGGCTGGCGCGCCACCCGATCAACCGCCAGGTCGGCCGGGTGATGTTCGCCGCGGTCGGGGTGTTCGGCCTGGCGACCATCGCCTTTGGCCTGTCGACCTCGTTCTGGCTGTCGCTGGGGGTGCTGGTGGTGCTCGGCGCGGCGGACATGATCAGCATGGTGATTCGCGGCGCCTTCGTGCAGCTGGAGACGCCCGACGCCATGCGCGGCCGGGTCAGCGCGGTCAACGGGCTGTTCATCGGCGCCTCCAACCAGCTCGGCGAATTCGAGTCCGGCCTGACCGCACACCTGTTCGGCACCGTGCCGGCGGTGGTGATCGGCGGCGCCGGCACGCTGCTGGTCACCGGCGCCTGGATGAAGCTGTTCCCGACGCTGGCCAACCGCGACCGGCTGCACCGCGAGCCCGACTGA
- a CDS encoding carboxymuconolactone decarboxylase family protein, with the protein MPASTRYREGLATLERIDGEAGRKVIDSLQAIAPDLARYVIEFPFGDIYQRPGLDLAQRELATVAALTALGHCQPQLAVHLHGALNVGCTPEQIIEVIIQMAVYAGFPAALNGMSTARAVFAERGLLADSAASG; encoded by the coding sequence ATGCCCGCATCCACCCGCTACCGCGAAGGCCTGGCCACACTTGAACGCATCGACGGCGAAGCCGGCCGCAAGGTCATCGACAGCCTCCAGGCGATCGCCCCGGACCTGGCCCGCTACGTCATCGAATTTCCCTTCGGCGACATCTACCAGCGGCCCGGCCTCGACCTGGCGCAGCGCGAGCTGGCCACAGTCGCGGCACTGACCGCGCTCGGCCACTGCCAGCCTCAGCTGGCCGTGCATCTGCATGGTGCGCTGAATGTCGGCTGCACCCCCGAGCAGATCATCGAAGTGATCATCCAGATGGCCGTCTATGCCGGTTTTCCCGCTGCGCTCAATGGTATGAGCACCGCCAGGGCGGTGTTTGCCGAGCGCGGCCTGCTCGCCGACAGCGCCGCCTCCGGCTGA
- a CDS encoding MerR family transcriptional regulator, whose protein sequence is MSEAAPRLSIGQFAARTGLSADTLRYYEKIGLLRHTVRDASGRRVYGARDVEWVGFILRLKDTGMALGDILRYADLREQGDATRAARQALLEAHAQRLQARLARDREHLAALQAKIELYRHPTDA, encoded by the coding sequence ATGAGCGAGGCGGCACCACGGCTGAGCATCGGCCAGTTCGCCGCACGCACCGGGCTGTCGGCCGACACGCTGCGCTACTACGAGAAGATCGGCCTGCTGCGCCACACCGTGCGAGACGCCAGTGGCCGCCGCGTCTACGGCGCGCGCGATGTCGAATGGGTCGGCTTCATCCTGCGCCTGAAGGACACCGGCATGGCGCTCGGCGACATCCTTCGCTACGCCGACCTGCGCGAGCAGGGCGACGCCACGCGCGCCGCCCGCCAGGCGCTGCTCGAGGCCCATGCGCAACGCTTGCAGGCGCGCCTGGCGCGTGACCGCGAGCACCTCGCCGCCCTGCAGGCGAAGATCGAGCTGTACCGCCACCCCACCGACGCTTGA
- a CDS encoding methyltransferase: MPILQTPLASLDLIRQPEQPNEPLQAFDAADEYLLTQLAEQHLPGETRVLVLNDAFGALACSLAGHAQVTSCGDSHLGWLALQKNLERNALATDAVRFVPASETPRGPFDRVLIRVPKTLALLEEQLIRLHGQLAPGAQVIAGAMIKHLPRAAGDLLERYIGPVQASLAVKKARLLSATPVDQPAPVSPYPTRYRLERPPIELSNQANLFCREGLDIGTRAFLPHLPRALGNLRVADLGCGNGVLGIVYALSNPQAELTLVDESYMAVQSARENWQAVHSERPADIRAGDGLAEQPAASLDLVLCNPPFHQQQVVGDFLAWRMFTQARAALAKGGELWIVGNRHLGYHHKLKRLFGKVEQVAATPKFVILRAIKG; the protein is encoded by the coding sequence ATGCCTATTCTGCAAACGCCCCTCGCCAGCCTCGACCTGATCCGCCAACCGGAGCAGCCCAACGAGCCGCTGCAGGCCTTCGACGCGGCCGACGAATACCTGCTGACGCAGCTGGCCGAACAGCATCTGCCGGGCGAGACCCGGGTACTGGTGCTCAACGATGCCTTCGGTGCGCTGGCCTGTTCGCTCGCCGGGCATGCGCAGGTCACCAGCTGTGGCGACTCGCATCTGGGCTGGCTGGCACTGCAGAAAAACCTTGAGCGCAATGCCCTGGCGACCGACGCAGTGCGCTTCGTACCGGCCAGCGAGACCCCCCGGGGCCCCTTCGATCGCGTACTGATCCGCGTGCCGAAGACCCTGGCGCTGCTCGAGGAACAGCTGATCCGTCTGCACGGCCAGCTCGCCCCCGGCGCCCAGGTGATCGCCGGCGCCATGATCAAGCACCTGCCGCGCGCCGCCGGTGACCTGCTGGAGCGCTACATCGGCCCGGTACAGGCCTCGCTCGCGGTGAAGAAGGCCCGTCTGCTCAGCGCCACGCCAGTCGACCAGCCGGCGCCGGTCTCGCCTTATCCGACGCGCTACCGCCTGGAGCGGCCGCCCATCGAGCTGTCCAATCAGGCCAACCTGTTCTGTCGCGAGGGCCTGGACATCGGCACCCGCGCGTTCCTCCCGCACCTGCCACGGGCCTTGGGCAACCTGCGCGTGGCCGACCTCGGCTGCGGCAACGGTGTGCTCGGCATCGTCTACGCGCTGAGCAATCCGCAGGCCGAGCTGACCCTGGTGGACGAGAGCTACATGGCGGTGCAGTCGGCGCGCGAGAACTGGCAGGCAGTCCACAGCGAACGCCCGGCCGACATCCGCGCCGGCGACGGCCTGGCCGAACAGCCCGCGGCCTCGCTGGATCTGGTCCTGTGCAACCCGCCGTTCCACCAGCAGCAGGTGGTCGGCGATTTCCTCGCCTGGCGCATGTTCACCCAGGCGCGGGCGGCGCTGGCCAAGGGCGGCGAGCTGTGGATCGTCGGCAACCGCCACCTGGGGTACCACCACAAGCTCAAGCGCTTGTTCGGCAAGGTCGAGCAGGTCGCCGCGACGCCCAAGTTCGTCATCCTGCGGGCCATCAAGGGATGA
- a CDS encoding ferredoxin--NADP reductase — protein sequence MTASEEKFTRQRLLEVQTLTPNLFTLRTTRDPGFRFTAGQFARLGVRKPSGCIVWRAYSMVSAPHDEFLDFFSIVVPDGEFTSELSRLSVGDELLVEKQAFGFLTLDRFPDGRDLWLLATGTGIAPFLSILQDFEAWQRFERIVLVYSVRQQRELAYQQLIADLPRREYLEGLGDKLTYLPVVTREQVPGALHGRITQLIETGELERAAGLALSPEHSRIMLCGNPQMIEDTRAVLKTRDLQLALTRRPGQVAVENYW from the coding sequence ATGACCGCCAGCGAAGAGAAGTTCACCCGCCAGCGGCTGCTCGAAGTGCAGACGCTGACGCCCAACCTGTTCACCCTGCGCACTACGCGCGACCCCGGCTTTCGCTTCACCGCCGGGCAGTTCGCCCGGCTCGGTGTGCGCAAGCCCAGTGGTTGCATCGTCTGGCGCGCCTACTCGATGGTGTCCGCGCCGCACGACGAGTTTCTCGATTTCTTTTCCATCGTGGTGCCGGACGGCGAGTTCACCAGCGAGTTGAGCCGGCTCTCGGTCGGCGACGAGCTGCTGGTCGAGAAGCAGGCCTTCGGCTTTCTCACCCTGGATCGTTTCCCGGACGGGCGCGATCTCTGGCTGCTGGCCACCGGCACCGGCATCGCGCCGTTCCTGTCGATCCTGCAGGACTTCGAGGCCTGGCAGCGCTTCGAGCGCATCGTGCTGGTCTACAGCGTGCGCCAGCAGCGCGAGCTGGCCTACCAGCAGCTGATCGCCGACCTGCCGCGGCGTGAGTACCTCGAAGGCCTCGGCGACAAGCTGACCTACCTGCCGGTGGTGACCCGCGAGCAGGTGCCCGGTGCGCTGCACGGGCGCATCACGCAGCTGATCGAGACCGGCGAACTGGAACGCGCCGCGGGCCTGGCGCTGAGCCCCGAGCATTCGCGGATCATGCTCTGCGGCAATCCACAGATGATCGAGGATACCCGTGCGGTCCTGAAGACGCGGGACCTGCAGCTGGCGCTGACGCGACGGCCGGGACAGGTGGCGGTGGAGAATTACTGGTAG
- the gdhA gene encoding NADP-specific glutamate dehydrogenase → MFETVDSFLARLKQRDPHQPEFHQAVEEVVRSLWPFLEANPRYLQAGILERMVEPERAIIFRVPWVDDQGRVQVNRGYRIQMNSAIGPYKGGLRFHPSVNLGVLKFLAFEQVFKNSLTSLPMGGGKGGSDFNPKGKSDNEVMRFCQSFMSELYRHVGADLDVPAGDIGVGGREIGFLFGQYKRLANQFTSVLTGKGLAYGGSLIRPEATGYGCVYFAEEMLKSRHSSFDGKRVAISGSGNVAQYAAQKVMELGGRVVSLSDSGGTLHFPDGLTAEQWAYLMDLKNVRRGRLEEMGAHFGATYLPGQRPWNLPCDIALPCATQNELDEDDARALLNNGCICVAEGANMPSTLEAVDLFLEAGILYAPGKASNAGGVACSGLEMSQNAMRLHWTAGEVDTKLHGIMQSIHHACVAHGEENGRINYVKGANIAGFVKVADAMLAQGVV, encoded by the coding sequence ATGTTCGAGACCGTTGATTCCTTTCTCGCTCGCCTGAAGCAACGCGATCCGCACCAGCCGGAGTTCCATCAGGCAGTCGAGGAGGTGGTACGCAGCCTCTGGCCCTTCCTCGAAGCCAACCCGCGCTACCTGCAGGCCGGCATCCTCGAGCGCATGGTGGAGCCGGAGCGCGCGATCATCTTCCGCGTGCCGTGGGTCGACGATCAGGGCCGGGTCCAGGTCAACCGCGGCTATCGCATCCAGATGAACAGCGCCATCGGCCCGTACAAGGGCGGCCTGCGCTTCCATCCCTCGGTCAACCTCGGCGTCCTCAAGTTCCTCGCCTTCGAACAGGTCTTCAAGAACTCCCTGACGTCGCTGCCCATGGGCGGCGGCAAGGGCGGCTCGGACTTCAATCCCAAGGGCAAGAGCGACAACGAAGTGATGCGCTTCTGCCAGTCGTTCATGAGCGAGCTGTATCGCCACGTTGGCGCCGACCTCGACGTGCCGGCCGGTGACATCGGCGTCGGCGGGCGCGAGATCGGCTTCCTCTTCGGCCAGTACAAGCGCCTGGCCAACCAGTTCACCTCGGTGCTGACCGGCAAGGGCCTGGCCTACGGCGGCAGCCTGATCCGCCCGGAAGCCACCGGCTACGGCTGCGTGTACTTCGCCGAGGAAATGCTCAAGAGCCGTCACAGCAGCTTCGACGGCAAGCGCGTGGCGATCTCCGGTTCCGGCAACGTCGCGCAATATGCCGCGCAGAAGGTCATGGAACTGGGCGGCCGCGTCGTCTCGCTGTCCGACTCGGGCGGCACCCTGCACTTCCCCGATGGCCTGACAGCCGAGCAGTGGGCCTACCTGATGGACCTGAAGAACGTCCGTCGCGGCCGCCTCGAGGAAATGGGCGCCCACTTCGGCGCGACCTACCTGCCCGGCCAGCGCCCGTGGAACCTGCCCTGCGACATCGCCCTGCCCTGCGCCACGCAGAACGAGCTGGACGAAGATGACGCCCGCGCGCTGCTGAACAACGGCTGCATCTGCGTGGCCGAAGGCGCGAACATGCCGTCGACTTTGGAAGCCGTGGACCTGTTCCTCGAGGCCGGCATCCTCTACGCGCCGGGCAAGGCGTCGAATGCCGGAGGCGTGGCCTGTAGCGGCCTGGAGATGAGCCAGAACGCCATGCGCCTGCACTGGACCGCCGGCGAAGTGGATACCAAGCTGCACGGCATCATGCAGTCGATCCACCACGCCTGCGTCGCGCACGGTGAGGAAAATGGCCGGATCAACTACGTGAAAGGCGCCAACATCGCCGGCTTCGTCAAGGTCGCCGACGCCATGCTGGCCCAGGGCGTGGTCTGA